In Helianthus annuus cultivar XRQ/B chromosome 3, HanXRQr2.0-SUNRISE, whole genome shotgun sequence, a single window of DNA contains:
- the LOC110881162 gene encoding probable sodium/metabolite cotransporter BASS2, chloroplastic isoform X1 produces the protein MSLTFCHSPHLTLQTHKNHHSRTQIPLFRSNFTLKPTLKLIFQTPQKQLSRSRISIPRSTQQEPPSVTLTPANTKWKSLLSTLASLYPVYVTVGGVVACLKPSTFSWFVEKAPGSYSFSLGFIMLAMGITLEFKDLVNLFMQRPLSILFGCAAQYTIMPALGFAISKMLGLSQSLSVGIILLSCCPGGTASNVAHLFIVLQVTLIAQGDVPLSIVVTVCSTLGAVLLTPLLTMVLAGTYVHVDAIKLSVSTLQVVVAPVLVGSYLQRIFPRAVKAALPFAPLLTVLTASLLACSVLSENVGLLKSSLVLPSLSSDVSPLVYAQAFFSSEMGMVVLSVLLLHFAGFFVGYIAATLAGFKERQRRAISIEVGMQNSSLGVVLAASHFSSAMVALPPAVSAVIMNIMGSSLGFFWRCVHPCDSKDSSKD, from the exons ATGTCACTCACCTTTTGCCACTCTCCTCATCTCACTCTCCAAACCCACAAAAACCATCATTCAAGAACCCAAATCCCTCTTTTCAGATCCAACTTTACACTCAAACCCACACTCAAACTCATCTTTCAAACCCCTCAAAAACAACTTTCAAGATCAAGAATCTCCATACCCAGATCAACTCAACAAGAACCACCTTCTGTGACACTAACACCTGCAAATACCAAATGGAAATCTTTGTTGTCCACTTTAGCAAGCTTGTATCCTGTGTATGTGACAGTGGGGGGTGTTGTTGCTTGCTTAAAGCCTTCAACTTTTTCATGGTTTGTCGAAAAAGCTCCCGGTTCTTATAGCTTTTCACTTGGGTTTATTATGCTTGCAATGGGGATCACTCTGGAGTTCAAAGATTTGGTCAATTTGTTCATGCAAAGGCCTCTTTCT ATATTATTTGGATGTGCTGCTCAGTACACAATTATGCCGGCTCTTGGATTTGCAATAAGCAAAATGTTGGGGCTCTCACAATCTCTTTCAGTCGGTATAATATTACTTTCTTGTTGTCCTGGAGGTACTGCCTCTAACGTG GCACATTTGTTTATAGTGTTACAGGTGACCTTGATTGCTCAAGGAGATGTGCCATTGTCTattgtagtgacggtatgtagcACTCTTGGCGCAGTGCTTCTTACTCCTCTTTTGACAATGGTCTTAGCGGGAACTTATGTTCACGTTGATGCCATCAAACTTTCAGTCAGCACCTTGCAG GTGGTTGTTGCACCCGTTCTGGTGGGCTCTTATTTGCAGAGGATCTTTCCCCGGGCAGTGAAAGCCGCACTGCCTTTTGCGCCACTGTTAACCGTTTTGACCGCATCGTTACTGGCTTGCAG CGTACTCTCCGAAAATGTGGGTCTTTTGAAGTCATCACTGGTTCTCCCATCTTTATCATCAGACGTATCTCCCCTTGTTTACGCTCAAGCCTTTTTCTCAAGTGAAATGGGAATGGTTGTGCTTTCGGTGCTGTTACTTCATTTTGCAGGTTTCTTTGTCGg GTATATAGCTGCAACTCTAGCTGGATTTAAAGAGCGACAACGCCGAGCCATATCCATTGAG GTTGGAATGCAGAACTCATCATTGGGTGTGGTTTTAGCAGCCTCACATTTCAGCTCAGCAATGGTTGCGTTACCTCCAGCGGTTTCGGCTGTGATAATGAACATAATGGGCAGCAGCTTGGGCTTCTTTTGGAGATGTGTTCATCCTTGTGATTCAAAAGATAGCTCCAAAGATTGA
- the LOC110881162 gene encoding probable sodium/metabolite cotransporter BASS2, chloroplastic isoform X2, protein MSLTFCHSPHLTLQTHKNHHSRTQIPLFRSNFTLKPTLKLIFQTPQKQLSRSRISIPRSTQQEPPSVTLTPANTKWKSLLSTLASLYPVYVTVGGVVACLKPSTFSWFVEKAPGSYSFSLGFIMLAMGITLEFKDLVNLFMQRPLSILFGCAAQYTIMPALGFAISKMLGLSQSLSVGIILLSCCPGGTASNVVTLIAQGDVPLSIVVTVCSTLGAVLLTPLLTMVLAGTYVHVDAIKLSVSTLQVVVAPVLVGSYLQRIFPRAVKAALPFAPLLTVLTASLLACSVLSENVGLLKSSLVLPSLSSDVSPLVYAQAFFSSEMGMVVLSVLLLHFAGFFVGYIAATLAGFKERQRRAISIEVGMQNSSLGVVLAASHFSSAMVALPPAVSAVIMNIMGSSLGFFWRCVHPCDSKDSSKD, encoded by the exons ATGTCACTCACCTTTTGCCACTCTCCTCATCTCACTCTCCAAACCCACAAAAACCATCATTCAAGAACCCAAATCCCTCTTTTCAGATCCAACTTTACACTCAAACCCACACTCAAACTCATCTTTCAAACCCCTCAAAAACAACTTTCAAGATCAAGAATCTCCATACCCAGATCAACTCAACAAGAACCACCTTCTGTGACACTAACACCTGCAAATACCAAATGGAAATCTTTGTTGTCCACTTTAGCAAGCTTGTATCCTGTGTATGTGACAGTGGGGGGTGTTGTTGCTTGCTTAAAGCCTTCAACTTTTTCATGGTTTGTCGAAAAAGCTCCCGGTTCTTATAGCTTTTCACTTGGGTTTATTATGCTTGCAATGGGGATCACTCTGGAGTTCAAAGATTTGGTCAATTTGTTCATGCAAAGGCCTCTTTCT ATATTATTTGGATGTGCTGCTCAGTACACAATTATGCCGGCTCTTGGATTTGCAATAAGCAAAATGTTGGGGCTCTCACAATCTCTTTCAGTCGGTATAATATTACTTTCTTGTTGTCCTGGAGGTACTGCCTCTAACGTG GTGACCTTGATTGCTCAAGGAGATGTGCCATTGTCTattgtagtgacggtatgtagcACTCTTGGCGCAGTGCTTCTTACTCCTCTTTTGACAATGGTCTTAGCGGGAACTTATGTTCACGTTGATGCCATCAAACTTTCAGTCAGCACCTTGCAG GTGGTTGTTGCACCCGTTCTGGTGGGCTCTTATTTGCAGAGGATCTTTCCCCGGGCAGTGAAAGCCGCACTGCCTTTTGCGCCACTGTTAACCGTTTTGACCGCATCGTTACTGGCTTGCAG CGTACTCTCCGAAAATGTGGGTCTTTTGAAGTCATCACTGGTTCTCCCATCTTTATCATCAGACGTATCTCCCCTTGTTTACGCTCAAGCCTTTTTCTCAAGTGAAATGGGAATGGTTGTGCTTTCGGTGCTGTTACTTCATTTTGCAGGTTTCTTTGTCGg GTATATAGCTGCAACTCTAGCTGGATTTAAAGAGCGACAACGCCGAGCCATATCCATTGAG GTTGGAATGCAGAACTCATCATTGGGTGTGGTTTTAGCAGCCTCACATTTCAGCTCAGCAATGGTTGCGTTACCTCCAGCGGTTTCGGCTGTGATAATGAACATAATGGGCAGCAGCTTGGGCTTCTTTTGGAGATGTGTTCATCCTTGTGATTCAAAAGATAGCTCCAAAGATTGA
- the LOC118490437 gene encoding uncharacterized protein LOC118490437, translating into MEAAKIVAQTEESLAGGKGYYSEDRFSRANERPRDNNNKRNKYKSHDWKSERPRGRDDRPRYREDARETIDRIGYKRAVRDENRHLTDDCYSLRQEIERALKSGKLSHLVKNVRKDTRQLQRHDEGSHKKVRRLETHMVNGPRYTAREKGKRPYEPSWQEQQVIFPVVRGGPRATRPVVITGIIGHYETEYIFIDPGSTADIIYEQCFNQLDEEDKARLEPVDYPLSGFCNEMVFPLGQISFPVTLSDGKHSRTTNVNFMVMPVKSRHDVLLGRETQGELNMVTSTPHSAIGFPTKTGVAIIYAKKEVMSTDELRPTKAAKRENTPAF; encoded by the exons ATGGAGGCAGCGAAGATCGTCGCGCAAACCGAGGAAtcccttgctggtggaaagggGTATTACTCCGAAGATCGATTCTCAAGAGCAAACGAGAGACCGCGCGACAACAATAACAAGCGCAACAAGTACAAGAGTCATGACTGGAAGTCTGAGAGACCCAGAGGCCGCGACGACAGGCCACGttacagagaagatgcgcgagaaacgattgaccgaatcggttacaagaGAGCGGTCAGAGACGAGAATC GGCACCTAACCGACGACTGTTACAGCTTGCGCCAAGAAATCGAAAGAGCGCTCAAAAGCGGCAAActaagccatttagtgaagaatgtGCGCAAGGACACTCGTCAGCTCCAACGTCACGATGAAGGTAGCCACAAAAAGGTGAGACGgctagagactcacatggtcaacggaccaagatACACCGCGAGAGAAAAAGGCAAACGGCCCTACGAGCCTTCTTGGCAAGAACAGCAAGTCATATTCCCAGTAGTGCGCGGCGGTCCTCGCGCCACACGACCCGTCGTCATTACTGGTATAATTGGTCACTATGAAACAGAGTACATCTTCATCGACCCAGGAAGCACAGCCGACATCATCTACGAACAATGTTTCAATCAGCTGGATGAAGAGGATAAAGCGCGTCTCGAACCTgtcgattatcctttgtctggattttgcaacgagatggttttTCCTCTCGGTCAGATCAGTTTCCCTgtcacgctctctgacgggaaacattcaagaacaacaaatgtgaacttTATGGTAATGCCAGTAAAATCAAGGCATGATGTGCTTCTTGGGAGGGAAACACAAGGCGAGCTAAACATGGTGACGTCAACGCCTCATTCTGCAATAGGTTTCCCAACCAAAACAGGAGTAGCAATCATATACGCCAAGAAGGAAGTAATGTCAACTGACGAGCTGCGCCCAACAAAAGCGGCAAAG cgcgaaaacactccagcatttTGA